The Mauremys mutica isolate MM-2020 ecotype Southern chromosome 1, ASM2049712v1, whole genome shotgun sequence genome has a segment encoding these proteins:
- the LOC123376202 gene encoding putative olfactory receptor 52P1, translating to MASFNLTPSGPSTFILMGIPGLEAAHVLISIPFSMFYIIGLLGNFTVLFVEGKKQTLHKPMYLLICMLALTDISISTSIVPKALCIFWFNLKGITMAGCLTQVFFLHASMAMHSAVLVTMAFDRYVAVCDPLRYTIILTNARIAKLGLVGLIRAVLFILPGPLLLSREPFCANRIIPHTYCENISVVKMSCGNTTVNQMYDLVIMSVVIGLDLTLIALSYGLIIRAVLRISSKKAHQKALNTCTAHICVILTSYTPSLFSNLTHRYGLGIAPHVHIILANLYFLVPTMLNPVIYGVKTKELRDKVVKYICRM from the coding sequence ATGGCATCCTTCAACCTCACCCCCTCTGGCCCTTCAACATTCATCCTAATGGGAATCCCTGGCCTAGAAGCTGCCCATGTCctgatttccatccctttctctatgttctacattattggcctgttgggaaatttcaCTGTTCTATTTGTTGAAGGGAAAAagcagaccctgcacaagccaATGTACCTGCTGATCTGCATGCTGGCACTCACAGACATCAGCATATCTACCTCCATTGTGCcaaaggcactgtgtatattttggttcaatttgaaaggCATTACTATGGCTGGCTGTCTCACCCAGGTGTTCTTCCTTCATGCGAGTATGGCTATGCATTCAGCCGTCCTTGTTACAATGGCCTTCGATCGCTATGTTGCCGTATGTGACCCTCTGAGATATACCATCATCCTGACAAATGCACGGATAGCTAAGCTAGGGCTCGTGGGTTTGATAagagctgttctcttcattctgccTGGGCCTCTGCTCCTCAGCAGGGagccattctgtgccaaccgcattatccccCATACGTACTGTGAGAACATATCTGTGGTGAAGATGTCATGTGGGAACACGACTGTCAACCAGATGTACGACTTAGTGATAATGTCTGTAGTCATCGGGTTAGACCTGACGCTCATTGCCCTGTCCTATGGTCTGATCATCAGGGCcgtcctcagaatctcctccaagaaagcccaccagaaagccctcaacacctgcactgcccacatctgtgtgatTCTGACCTCTTATACTCCCTCACTCTTTTCTAATCTTACACACCGGTATGGTTTGGGTATTGCTCCCCATGTTCACATCATCTTGGCCAACCTCTATTTCCTCGTCCCCACCATGCTCAACCCTgtcatttatggggtcaaaaccaAAGAACTTCGTGACAAAGTGGTTAAATACATCTGCAGAATGTGA
- the LOC123366949 gene encoding putative olfactory receptor 52P1, with protein sequence MASFNLTPSGPSTFILMGIPGLEAAHVLISIPFSMFYLIGLLGNFTVLFAVGKEQTLHKPMYLLICMLALTDISISASVMPKALCIFWFNLKGITVAGCLTQMFFLHASMVMHSAVLVTMAFDRYVAVCDPLRYTIILTNARIAKLGLVGLIRAVLFILPGPLLLSRQPFCDNFIIPHTYCEYMAVAKMSCEDTTVNRMYDLVIVSVVIGLDLTLIALSYGLIIRAVLRISSKKAHQKALNTCTAHICVILTSYTPSLFSNLTHRFGQGIAPHVHIILANLYFLIPPMLNPVIYGVKTKELRDKVVKYICRI encoded by the coding sequence ATGGCATCATTCAACCTCACCCCCTCTGGCCCTTCAACATTCATCCTAATGGGCATCCCTGGCCTAGAAGCTGCCCATGTCctgatttccatccctttctctatgtTCTACCTTATTGGTCTATTGGGAAATTTCACAGTTTTGTTTGCTGTAGGcaaagagcagaccctgcacaagccaATGTACCTGCTGATCTGCATGCTAGCGCTCACAGACATCAGCATATCTGCCTCAGTCATGCCgaaggcactgtgtatattttggttcaatttgaaaggCATTACTGTGGCTGGCTgtctcacccagatgttcttccttcatgCGAGTATGGTTATGCATTCAGCCGTCCTTGTGACAATGGCCTTCGATCGCTATGTTGCCGTATGTGACCCTCTGAGATATACCATCATCCTGACCAATGCACGGATAGCTAAGCTAGGGCTCGTGGGTTTGATAagagctgttctcttcattctgcctgggcccctgctcctgagcaggcAGCCGTTCTGTGACAACTTCATTATCCCCCATACGTACTGCGAGTACATGGCTGTGGCGAAGATGTCATGTGAGGACACGACTGTCAACAGGATGTACGACTTAGTGATAGTGTCTGTAGTCATCGGGTTAGACCTGACGCTCATTGCCCTCTCCTATGGTCTGATCATCAGGGCcgtcctcagaatctcctccaagaaagcccaccagaaagccctcaacacctgcactgcccacatctgtgtgatTCTGACCTCTTATACTCCCTCACTCTTTTCTAACCTTACACACCGGTTTGGTCAGGGCATCGCTCCCCATGTTCACATCATCTTGGCCAACCTCTATTTCCTCATCCCCCCCATGCTCAACCCTgtcatttatggggtcaaaaccaaagagcttcgtgacaaaGTGGTTAAATACATCTGCAGAATATGA